GTGCTTGACCTCCAGCTTCTCGAACACGGCCTCCACGACCACGTCGGCGTCGGCCACCGCGTCGAGGTCGGTGGTCGTGGTGATCCGGGCCAGCGCGGCCTCCGCGTCGGCCCCGGCCAGCTTGCCCTTGGCGACGAACTTGCCGTAGCTGGCCTCGATGCCGTTCCGCCCGCGGGTCAGGGCTTCGTCGGTGACGTCGCGCAGCACGACGTCCCAGCCCGCCTGGGCGGAGACCTGCGCGATACCGGACCCCATGAGTCCGGCGCCGATGACGGCGAGCTTCCTGGCCACGTTGGCACCCCTATGCAATCTCATCGGTCGATTCCTGCACTTGCTCTCCGGCGGAGATTAGTACCCGTGAGGGGCCCTGCGGCCCTGAAGAGATGCGCGTCACGTCTCACATGACGGACATCACACGCCGGGCCTCACGTCTCGGAGCGCCGACCGTAGTTGAGGACCTTCCCGCCGAGGAGGTCCTCGATGTCGTCGAGCAGGACGAGCGCGTCCCTGGAGACCTCGGCGGGCGGCCGGCCCGCGGCCATCTCCCGGCCGATGTAGGCCGTGAGGGTGCCGTGCACCCAGGACAGCTGACCCGCCACCAGTTCGGCGGTGCGCGGGTCGCGGCCGGCCCCGGGCTCGGCGAGCAGGGTCCGCTCCAGGTCCAGCAGGGCCTCCTGCTGGATGTGCCAGAGGCGGGCCTTGAGGCTGTCCGCGTCCTGGACGACACGCATGAAGCGGTCGTACCCCTCCATCAGGCCGACGGCGGGCGAGACGCCCTCGACCCGGACGCGCAGTTCCCGCAGGACGGCGTCCGCGGCGGACTCGCCGTCGGTGCGGCCGCGGACGTAGCGGGAGAGGCGCTCGACGATGTCCCGGCCGTGGTCGAGGAAGAGGTCCTCCTTGGCCGGGAAGTAGTTGTAGACGGTGTTGACGGAGACATCGGCGGCGCGGGCGATCTCCGCGATCGTCACGGCGTCGAAGCCGCGCTCCAGGAACAGCCCGGTCGCCACGTCGGAGAGCTGCTGCCTGGTGCGGCGCTTCTTCCGCTCCCTGAGTCCCTCGGTCATGGGCTCATCCTACGGCGGGGTGGCGTCCATGAAAATTTGGCGTTGTACCAATTTTGGGGTGTCTCTGTTTCCCTGTGGCCGTGACCGCCGTCAGCGCGTCCGGGCCGTCCCGGACCGTCCCGGACCGTCATGGGGCGGGGTGCTCGTGGACTTCGTGTCCGCCGGGCCGCCGACGGTCTCGCCGGCCCCGCTGTCCTCCGCCCGGCCGTGAAGGCGCGCGCCCCGCAGGAGTCCGGCCCGGTGGCCGGCTCCCGCACCGTGCCCGCGGTGCCGCTCTCCGGGCTCCGCCGCCGCCCGTCGCCCGGACCCCGCCCGGCTGGACCCGCTCCCCCGCCGCGGTACCCGGCGGACGCGGTACGGGACGCCCGCGCGGGCGCGTACGCCACGGCGCGCATGTGGTACGGGGCCCTGGTGGCGGCGTCCTTCGCCCCGCTGACCACGGTGGCGGTCACACGCCTCTTCCGGCGGGCCGGGGTGTGGGCGGGGCCCTCGGCACGGGCCTCTAAGGTGGCCCCATGGTCAACCTGACGCGCATCTACACCCGTACCGGCGACCAGGGCACCACAGCCCTCGGTGACATGAGCCGTACCGCCAAGACCGATCTGCGGATCGCGGCGTACGCCGACGCCAACGAGGCCAACGCGGTGATCGGCACGGCGATCGCGCTGGGCGGTCTGCCCGACGCCGTGGTGAAGGTCCTCGTCCGTGTCCAGAACGACCTGTTCGACGTGGGCGCGGATCTGTCCACGCCGGTCGTGGAGGACCCGAAGTACCCGCCGCTGCGCGTGGAGCAGTCCTACGTCGACAAGCTGGAGGCGGACTGCGACACCTTCCTGGAGGAGCTGGAGAAGCTGCGCAGCTTCATCCTTCCGGGCGGCACCCCGGGAGCGGCGCTGCTGCACCAGGCGTGCACGGTGGTCCGGCGGGCCGAGCGGTCCACCTGGGCGGCGATCGAGGTGCACGGCGAGGTGATGAACGCGCTGACGGCGACCTATCTCAACCGGCTCTCCGACCTCCTGTTCATCCTCGCCAGGACGGCGAACAAGGAGGTCGGAGACGTGCTGTGGGTGCCGGGCGGCGAACGCTGAGCGGTCCGCGCGGCCGGGCCGGGCGCGCCCCGTTCAGTGGTGCGCCCCGACCCGTTCCTTCGGCTCCCGCTTGGGGAAGAGCGTGTATCCCCCGGCGATGAGCAGGTTGATCCCGATCACCCAGAGCATCTTCTGCTGCCACATCCGCAGCGAGGCGGTGTCGCCGTCCCCGCCGACGTACCAGGCCGCCGCCTGGAGCAGGGCCAGGGCCGTCACCGAGGCCAGGATCCAGCGGGCGGCGGTGCGCCACTCGTGGGCGGCCCGCGCCATCCCGTACTTCGGGGGCCTCACCGGTGGCGGGCCGCCCGCGAAGCGGTGGGCGAACCGGACGTCGGCCCACTTGATCACGGAGTGGCCCAGTCCGACGGTGAAGCCGATGTAGACGGCGGCCAGGCCGTGTTTCCAGTCGGGCTCCGCGCCGTTCTTCAGATCGATGGCCGTCACCACCAGCAGGATCACCTCCAGCAGGGGTTCGCAGAGCAGTACGGCGGCTCCCAGGCGGGGTTTCCTCGCGAGGTACCGCAGCG
This DNA window, taken from Streptomyces nitrosporeus, encodes the following:
- a CDS encoding TetR/AcrR family transcriptional regulator, which translates into the protein MTEGLRERKKRRTRQQLSDVATGLFLERGFDAVTIAEIARAADVSVNTVYNYFPAKEDLFLDHGRDIVERLSRYVRGRTDGESAADAVLRELRVRVEGVSPAVGLMEGYDRFMRVVQDADSLKARLWHIQQEALLDLERTLLAEPGAGRDPRTAELVAGQLSWVHGTLTAYIGREMAAGRPPAEVSRDALVLLDDIEDLLGGKVLNYGRRSET
- a CDS encoding cob(I)yrinic acid a,c-diamide adenosyltransferase; the encoded protein is MVNLTRIYTRTGDQGTTALGDMSRTAKTDLRIAAYADANEANAVIGTAIALGGLPDAVVKVLVRVQNDLFDVGADLSTPVVEDPKYPPLRVEQSYVDKLEADCDTFLEELEKLRSFILPGGTPGAALLHQACTVVRRAERSTWAAIEVHGEVMNALTATYLNRLSDLLFILARTANKEVGDVLWVPGGER